The Oncorhynchus keta strain PuntledgeMale-10-30-2019 unplaced genomic scaffold, Oket_V2 Un_contig_1204_pilon_pilon, whole genome shotgun sequence genome includes a region encoding these proteins:
- the dusp5 gene encoding dual specificity protein phosphatase 5, with protein sequence MKVSSIDCRRLKKIIRKECGTSLIVDCRPYFSFSNSNIKGSVNANLNSVVVRRSRGGPVPLQFVIPDEKALLRLREGSISAVVVLDDRAPHWQKLKKDSIAQIVINTLNNLASGTNICFLKGGFENFQGQYPELCTEVVKPVGVDQNNGTETGKCRPSITLFCEKLGSNLKPDYDQGKPVEILPFLYLGSAYHASRQDYLSDLGVTALLNVSRRDTRPSKGHYDYKWIPVEDNVTADISSHFQEAFQFIDGVKQTGGRVLVHCEAGISRSPTICLAYIMSTKRLQLEEAFDIIKQRRSLISPNFSFMGQLLQFESEVLSSTPITAATTPETATEPATPCCIGKETVSFFGSSKECTFNNNNFDFEPSTVFAPLPTSFLTPMPLQTPPLRHFKLSPITALP encoded by the exons ATGAAAGTCTCAAGCATAGATTGCCGTCGCCTCAAGAAGATTATCAGGAAGGAATGTGGAACCTCTCTCATTGTGGATTGTCGACCTTATTTTTCGTTCTCGAACTCTAATATCAAAGGTTCTGTCAATGCCAACCTGAACTCGGTTGTTGTCCGGAGATCCAGAGGAGGGCCGGTACCTCTTCAGTTTGTGATCCCGGATGAGAAAGCCCTGTTACGGCTGCGAGAGGGGAGCATATCGGCAGTGGTGGTTCTTGATGACCGAGCTCCTCACTGGCAGAAACTGAAAAAGGACAGTATCGCACAGATAGTGATTAATACGCTCAATAATCTGGCGAGTGGGACAAACATCTGTTTCCTAAAAG GGGGGTTTGAGAACTTCCAAGGCCAGTACCCTGAACTTTGCACTGAGGTCGTGAAGCCCGTCGGCGTCGACCAGAACAACGGAACCGAAACCGGGAAATGCAGGCCGAGTATCACCCTATTCTGTGAGAAACTGGGCTCCAACCTCAAACCAGATTACGATCAG GGCAAGCCGGTGGAGATCCTTCCTTTCCTGTACCTGGGCAGTGCCTACCATGCCTCCAGGCAGGACTATCTGAGTGACCTTGGAGTCACAGCCCTGCTGAATGTCTCCAGGAGGGACACCAGGCCCTCCAAGGGTCACTACGACTACAAGTGGATCCCAGTGGAGGACAACGTCACAGCAGATATCAGCTCACATTTCCAAGAGGCCTTCCAGTTCATTG ATGGTGTGAAGCAGACAGGGGGTAGAGTCTTGGTGCACTGTGAGGCGGGCATCTCCCGCTCCCCGACCATCTGTCTGGCCTATATCATGAGTACCAAGCGGCTACAGCTCGAAGAGGCCTTCGACATCATCAAACAGCGCCGCTCCCTCATCTCGCCCAACTTCAGCTTCATGGGCCAGCTGCTGCAGTTCGAGTCTGAGGTCCTGTCTTCGACACCTATTACCGCGGCAACGACCCCCGAAACCGCCACCGAACCCGCCACGCCCTGTTGCATCGGTAAAGAGACGGTCTCCTTCTTTGGGAGTTCGAAAGAGTGCACATTCAACAACAATAACTTTGACTTTGAACCTTCCACAGTTTTCgcccccctccctacctccttcctCACCCCCATGCCTCTTCAGACTCCTCCACTCCGCCATTTTAAATTGAGCCCTATAACTGCACTGCCTTAA